In bacterium, the sequence TAAAAAATATTGAAAAGATAAGAAGGGCTGGTTTAGAGGTTGCACTTCGCGCAACCCTAACCTCACATAATATGGATTACATAGAAGAGATTTCAAGGCATCATAAAGAAATAGGGGGTGCAGGCTCTGCATTTGTTTCAGTTAATGCGGTTACCTCAGACGAAAATATCTTGCCCAAATCGCTTTTACCTGACCCTGATGTAGTAGCAAAGGGGCTAAGGGATTTAGTAAGAAGCAATATTTGGGATAAGAAAAACATCTTTCCCTTGAATGGATACCTTGAAAGGATAAGACCAGACGAGAGGAATATATGGTGTTGTGGAGCACCACACGGAAATACGCCTGTTCTTGATGTAAACGGTGATATATATGCCTGCATTTATCTTGTGGGGATTAAAAGATATAAACTGGGCAATGTCTTTTCAGATGACGAATATCCAGACAAGAAGGTTGTAAAGATGATGCTGGAGGTTATAAATATAGATAATTCAGATAGCTGCAAAAGGTGTAAATTAAGGTATATCTGTGGTGGAGGTTGTCCTGTTGGAAGGTTCACAATAAAGGAAAATCCTAACGCCTCTGATGAGATAATCAAATATACCCACGATGTTGCCTGTAAGGTAAATAAGGCAATGATAGAAGAAGCCTTGTGGCATTATGCTGAAAAAGTAAGGGATGAGAAGGAAAATATTGGTAATTGTTCTTTTGTGAAGTGTAAATAGGTTGTTGGAAATTTGTTTCCATCCCCTTTTCAACATAAGTTCATTAAATACCTTGACTAAACACTTTGTTTTATGCTATTTTTAAAAAATGAAAAGTGGGTGAAACAAGTTTTATAGCATTTTTGACATCTGTGGTATCGTCAAAGATATGAAAAGGAGATGAAGCAATGAACAAACAGGAACTATTTGAGAAAAATTTAGAGCTTACCACAGAGTTTAACAGGTATGTTTTAGAGCATCCTGAACTTGAGAAGCGTATACCTAAGGATGCGATAGTGGTGATTCTACCTGAATATGATCGGGAACTGGCAGAAGAAAATCTTAAAATAGCAAAGGCAAGGAAAGAAAAAGAGCAGCCACTGGTGTTTGTGAAGGTTAAAAAACTTGCTCCTGTAAGAAAATCCAGATTAGTTAGACCTAAAGTAGAAATAGCCTCTGTTTGAAAGATTAACAAAACAGGCGCTCTTATGACTATTTGCTTAAGACAAAGGCTGATTCTATGGTAAGTATAGCTACGAGGCTAATCGGGGTAAGGCTGGTCGCACTACCTTCTCTTCAGACTCTAAGATACTCATAGCTTTAGCCTACAGGCCTCCTTATAGTGATATACTAAAAAGCAATTGGTTTTCCAGCAATCATTATAATAAATCCCAATGCCCAAATCCCAATGACAAATTATTGGATATTTGGATTTGGAAATTGGACATTTACCCCGTTAGGGGTGAATTGGACATTGGGGCTTGGACATTGGACATTTATTGGACATTTGGATTTGGATATTGGACATTATTAGTTAGATTTGGAATTTTCTTAAAAAGAATTTATAAGAAAACCAATTTTGTTTGGGTATAAGTCCATTTATCGAGCTGGGTTATAAACCAGAGAGAGATATAAGGATAAGTTTGGGGTATAACTTTATCCATTATCACGATGGCCAGATACCCGAGCTTGATTATTCTGCCTCTTCCCTTTATCTAAAAACAACGGGAAAATTTGGTTGCTGGTAGGGTTA encodes:
- a CDS encoding DUF5647 family protein — its product is MNKQELFEKNLELTTEFNRYVLEHPELEKRIPKDAIVVILPEYDRELAEENLKIAKARKEKEQPLVFVKVKKLAPVRKSRLVRPKVEIASV
- a CDS encoding radical SAM protein, which produces MTLTKHLIKFRRNNSLLLLNGGRIKPILIDKGKEHILSLLEDVNNIRDKRLLELLLYHNIIVEDNDKEDYRIKTNNPEGSKTSGLSLYLLLSQGCNLGCVYCLNGEKTYKKSENLMMKEEVAYRGIDKLSKAIIEGGNLEVVFFGGEPLLNWPLAKKVIIYCEDKVKKGHPKLQIKYHLTSNLTLLPKDLIEWAKRYNITFLCDIDGPKGLHNLTRPYRNKKGSYDNIVKNIEKIRRAGLEVALRATLTSHNMDYIEEISRHHKEIGGAGSAFVSVNAVTSDENILPKSLLPDPDVVAKGLRDLVRSNIWDKKNIFPLNGYLERIRPDERNIWCCGAPHGNTPVLDVNGDIYACIYLVGIKRYKLGNVFSDDEYPDKKVVKMMLEVINIDNSDSCKRCKLRYICGGGCPVGRFTIKENPNASDEIIKYTHDVACKVNKAMIEEALWHYAEKVRDEKENIGNCSFVKCK